The Streptomyces sp. NBC_01268 genome window below encodes:
- a CDS encoding HAD family hydrolase, translating into MNAIPKPTGAASTPTVLVASDLDRTLIYSTAALSLGMPDAQAPRLLCVEVHESKPLSYVTESAADELRALAAETVFVPTTTRTRKQYQRIRLPGDTQPKYAICANGGHLLVDGVSDPDWHAEVLRRVTESCAPLAEVRAYFTATTDLSWVRKHRVAEDLFAYLVVERERLPEEWLARFTEWAGERGWTVSLQGRKVYAVPRPLTKSAAVREVARRTGATLTLGAGDSLLDADLLLAADRGWRPGHGELADADWTAPHVEALPERGVAAGEEILRRFRAAARAHIAPRLNGAPAALPDPA; encoded by the coding sequence ATGAACGCGATTCCGAAGCCCACCGGGGCCGCGTCCACGCCCACCGTCCTGGTCGCCAGCGACCTCGACCGCACCCTCATCTACTCCACGGCCGCCCTCTCCCTGGGCATGCCCGACGCCCAGGCGCCCCGGCTCCTGTGCGTGGAGGTCCACGAGTCCAAGCCGCTCTCGTACGTGACCGAGAGCGCCGCCGACGAACTGCGCGCGCTGGCCGCCGAGACGGTCTTCGTCCCCACCACGACCCGCACCCGCAAGCAGTACCAGCGGATCCGGCTGCCCGGCGACACCCAGCCGAAGTACGCGATCTGCGCCAACGGCGGGCACCTGCTGGTCGACGGCGTCTCCGACCCCGACTGGCACGCCGAGGTACTCCGCCGGGTCACCGAGTCCTGCGCCCCGCTCGCCGAGGTCCGCGCCTACTTCACCGCCACCACCGACCTGTCCTGGGTGCGCAAGCACCGGGTCGCCGAGGACCTGTTCGCCTACCTCGTCGTCGAACGGGAGCGGCTGCCCGAGGAGTGGCTCGCCCGCTTCACCGAGTGGGCGGGCGAGCGCGGCTGGACCGTCTCGCTCCAGGGCCGCAAGGTGTACGCCGTGCCCCGGCCGCTCACCAAGAGCGCCGCCGTCCGCGAGGTCGCCCGCCGCACCGGCGCCACCCTCACGCTCGGCGCCGGCGACTCGCTCCTCGACGCCGACCTCCTGCTCGCCGCCGACCGCGGCTGGCGCCCGGGCCACGGCGAACTCGCCGACGCCGACTGGACGGCACCGCACGTGGAGGCCCTGCCCGAGCGGGGCGTGGCGGCGGGCGAGGAGATCCTGCGCCGCTTCCGGGCCGCGGCCCGGGCCCACATCGCGCCCCGGCTCAACGGCGCGCCCGCCGCCCTCCCGGACCCGGCC